AAGTCGGCCGCTGCGGCAGTGATGTCAAACAGATAGATTGCAGGGTTCGATGCGCCGTCCTGCTGCTCAGTCAATTCAATGACCGCCTGGTTGATGACAACCTCCTGCAGGGAAATGTCAGCATATAAAGCCAACACCAGTCGCGATGCAGCTTCCAGTCCACTGGGCCGATGGAACTTTCGACGCAAACAATGGTCGCTGGTTGCAGCGTCGATTTGATACGGCAAACGGGTTCGCTGCCAATCGTCGGCGTCGTTAGACCGCTGTTCCCACGGCCCGGCTAAACGAATTTCGTGTACGATCTGCGGCAAACTGCAGGCTCCTTCATGTTAACAAATGCGGCATTCTTACTGCCCGTTTCCTTCACACTGCCCAGCGATGCAAGCGTCCCTCAAGGTGCTTTTTGACGTCGGGCCATTCCTGTTTCAGAACACTGTACATCACCGTGTCACGAACAGAACCGTCTCGGCGCGGCGAATGATGTCGAATGACGCCATCCTTTTTCGCTCCCAACGCTTCGATGGCTTTCTGCGATTGGAAGTTAAAATTATCGGTTCTTAAACCCACAACCGCACACCCCAGCGTTTCGAACGCGTGCGTCATCAGAATCAACTTGCACGTTGTGTTGACATAACTTCGCTGCCACCGTTTCGCGTACCACGTGTAGCCGATTTCCACACGATCGATTGGCGGGTTAATGTCGTGATAGCGAGTTTCCCCGACGACCTCACCACTGCTCAGGTCTCGCACGACCCACGGTAGCATGTGACCATCAGCCTGCTTCTGCAACGCATCCGCGATGTGTTGCGACATTTGTTCCGGAATTGGAACGGCCGTAAACCACAGTTCCCACAGGTTGCCATCGCTCGCAGCTGTGGCCAAATCAGCATGATGCTCAGCAGTCAGAGGCTCCAGCCGAACGCCGTTGCCTTCGAGCGTGACGGATTCTATTGTGATCATGATTGAGCTTTGAATGGTTTTGGGAGAAGCAAACACCTGGCTGCGCGACACGCTCGCGGCGTGAAGGTTCGCAGCGCTCTGGAGGTTCAGCCCTCGCGATTCGCCGTCAGTGATCGCGGAACTTGAGCACTGGACGGTGGTCGCATGAGCGTCGTTAGCCTCGACGGTCACGCAGCTCGCGACTGGCTTGTTCCAAGGTTTTACGTTCGCCCTTCGTCAGGGACGCTTCCCCTTTTTCACTGATCTTCGCAAGGATGCGGTCCATCTCGTTCGCGAGCTTCGTTGTCTTTGCTGAGCTTCCTGAACTGTCCGGCCGCACGACTTTAAAACCCCGCCGCTTGCCTTTGAACCACGTTTGAGTGTTCTGCCAGAAGGGAGCCAGTCGGAAGTTGCGTTTGGAATAAAAGTAACCGAACCCCAAACCGCCCAGATGAGCCGCGTGAGCTACCGAGTCGCCCACTGGCTCGCCCGACAGCATTCTTAACACCGGATACAAATCGAACACCGTGATCAAAACCACGACCCACCGGACTTCGATCGGGATGATCAAAAACAGCTTGATAATCTGCGTCGGAAAATGACACGCATACAGCATCGCCACGGCCAGCACGGCTCCCGACGCGCCGATCATGGGCACGTTGTCGCCGGTCACAAGGTCCAGGCCGAGATACGCGACGCTCGCGGC
This DNA window, taken from Fuerstiella marisgermanici, encodes the following:
- a CDS encoding GNAT family N-acetyltransferase — protein: MITIESVTLEGNGVRLEPLTAEHHADLATAASDGNLWELWFTAVPIPEQMSQHIADALQKQADGHMLPWVVRDLSSGEVVGETRYHDINPPIDRVEIGYTWYAKRWQRSYVNTTCKLILMTHAFETLGCAVVGLRTDNFNFQSQKAIEALGAKKDGVIRHHSPRRDGSVRDTVMYSVLKQEWPDVKKHLEGRLHRWAV
- a CDS encoding rhomboid family protein, encoding MGLENRDYLRDESFRYSSGPSYGSDSPTCRKLIIVTLVVFVAQVLGTRQWTQDELIERRDSLIAEQQIDAADELAVGNDLRRDNRITQNTPLDYRTLGLPPAVPIVQQWFEMHTSRVFTGQIWRLLSYAFCHDRNDLLHLAFNMLLLWVFGRRLEAIYGSTEFLIFYLTSAVAASVAYLGLDLVTGDNVPMIGASGAVLAVAMLYACHFPTQIIKLFLIIPIEVRWVVVLITVFDLYPVLRMLSGEPVGDSVAHAAHLGGLGFGYFYSKRNFRLAPFWQNTQTWFKGKRRGFKVVRPDSSGSSAKTTKLANEMDRILAKISEKGEASLTKGERKTLEQASRELRDRRG